Sequence from the Streptomyces peucetius genome:
GCAGCGGCTGGGGGCACCTCCCAGCGGCAGCGCTGGGGGAGAGAAGCAGCGCACCGAGGAGACCTGGGGTGACGGTTTCCGGCTCGTCGGCGACGAGACGGTCCCCGGGATGCTGGCCTTCTGGGACTCGGTCGCCAAGGAGACCGAGGCGTTCGTCCGCACGGTGCCGAGCCTGGACGACACCTTCCCGCTGCCCCCGGCGCCCTGGTTCCCCAAGGACGGCCGGGTCTCGATGCGCTGGCTGATGATGCACCTCGTCGAGGAGATCGCCCGGCACGCGGGCCACGCGGACATCATCCGCGAGTCCCTGGACGGCAAGGGTGCCTTCGACCTGATCGCCCTGGAGAGCGGCCGGAGCGGCGACAGCGGCTGACGGGGCCGGGGCCCCGGTCCGGGCCGGGTGCGGGCCGGCCGGGGCGAGGCCTCGGGAGTGGAGGCCCGGTCCGGGCCGGCCGGGGCGGATGGCCCGGGCCCGGTCCGGAGACCTGCCTCATGCCCGCAGCTCGGCCAGCCGGGCCAGGGCGTCCTGTGCGGCGTCCCGCTCCCCGGCGCCGAGCCGCAGCGCCGCCGCCTGCTCGAGCAGCCGGCGGGCGAGGGGTTCGTCGCCGAGCCGCCGAGCGACGTCGGCGCGCAGGACCAGCAGCCTCAGGTGCTGCACGGCGGTGGGGCGCTCGCCCTCCTGCGCCAGCGCGTGGTCGACGATCCTGGCCGCGCCCGGAAGATCCTGCTTGGAGTCGGCGAACAGATCGGCCAGATGCAGTGCGCGGGCGAACGTCTCCCTGGGCACCGGCCGCAGGCTCGGGTCGTCGCTGACCGGCCGGCCGACCCGGATGGTGTTGCCGCCCGGGTCGGTCATCAGGAACTGCCGCATCCCGTACGACATGTCCTTCAGCGGGCCGATGCGCGGCAGCCCCCGGGTGGGGATCCGGCCGTAGGCCGCCTTGAGCCCGGCGCGGAACGTCGCGTGGAGGGCGTCGACGTCGTCGGTGACGACATAGCAGCCGGAATAGGACTCCGCCGGGTCGTACTGTTTCATGCCGAAGAACTGCAGCTGCACGGGGCCGCGCTCGACCACCGCGTAGGGGTAGGGGCTGCGCTGTACGAAAGTCGTCCCGAAACCCAGAGCGGTGTAGAAATCGACCACCGGCTGGATCGTCCGGCAGGGCAGGAGCGGGATGGTCCTCTCGGTCATGACGAATACTCTAGTCAAAGTTGAATAGAAGGGAAGCCGGGTGATGTCTGCCATCCGCCTGCTGGTCCTGGGCGCCGTGCGCCAGCACGGCCGGGCCCACGGTTACCAGGTACGCAACGACCTGGAGTACTGGGGAGCCCACGAGTGGTCGAACGCCAAGCCCGGCTCGATCTACCACGCGCTCAAACAGATGGCGAAGCAGGGACTGCTGCACGCGCACGAGGTCGCGCCCTCCACGGCCGGCGGCCCGCCGCGTACCGAGTACGAGATCACGGAGAAGGGCACCGAGGCGTACTTCGAGCTGCTGCGCGAGTCGCTGACCGCATACGACGAGAAGATGGACGTGCTCTCCGCGGCCGTCGGCTTCGTCGTCGACCTGCCGCGGGCGGAAGCCGTCGAGCTGCTCGAGCAGCGGGTGCGCGGCATCGAGCAGTGGCGCGCCTCGGTCACCGAGTACTACACGCCGGAGGAAGGGCCCGAGTCGCTCGGGCACATCGGCGAGATCATGAATATGTGGGTCTCGTCCGCGGACTGGGGCGCCGAGTGGACCCGTGGCCTGATCCGGCGGATCGAGGCCGGGGCGTACACCTTCGCGGGCGAGGGCGAGCCGTTCGTCGGGGTGCTCGCGGAAGGCGAGGAGAACCCGTACGCGACGGGTGAGCCGCACGAGGGGGACACCCGCTGAGCGGCGTGGACCGGCTGGTCGCTCGGCGTCAGTGGTGGAACGGCGTGGCCGGTTCCCGCTCCGCGCTCGCCGGGTGCGCCTGGCGCCGCAGATCCGGCAGCAGCATGCGCAGATCCTCAAGCAGCAGCGCCGCCAGGTCCGCCGAGAACCCGTTGCGGCAGACGATCCGCAGCACCGAGAGATCCTCCCGGTTGGCCGGGAAGGTGTACGCCGGCACCAGCCACCCCTTCTCCCGCAGCCGCCGGGACACGTCGAAGACGTCGAACGACGTCACCCCGGGCGCGGTCGTGAACGCGAAGACGGGCAGTTGGTCCCCACGGGTCAGCAGCCGGAAGTCGCCCAGCGCCCCGATCCGCTCGGCGAGCCCCGTCGCGACGTCCCGTGCCGTCTGCTGGACGGCGCGGTAGCCCAGCCGCCCGAGCCGCAGGAAGGTGTAGTACTGCGCCACCACCTGCGCGCCGGGGCGGGAGAAGTTGAGGGCGAAGGTCGGCATGTCACCGCCCAGGTAGTTCACCCGGAACACGAGTTCCTCGGGGAGCGCCTCCTGCGAA
This genomic interval carries:
- a CDS encoding DinB family protein codes for the protein MVTHVPAEAHGDERGALLSFVEAQRGAIRRSVLGLTEEQAASRPSTSELSLSGLLKHVAEVELTWLRMAQQRLGAPPSGSAGGEKQRTEETWGDGFRLVGDETVPGMLAFWDSVAKETEAFVRTVPSLDDTFPLPPAPWFPKDGRVSMRWLMMHLVEEIARHAGHADIIRESLDGKGAFDLIALESGRSGDSG
- a CDS encoding PadR family transcriptional regulator; its protein translation is MSAIRLLVLGAVRQHGRAHGYQVRNDLEYWGAHEWSNAKPGSIYHALKQMAKQGLLHAHEVAPSTAGGPPRTEYEITEKGTEAYFELLRESLTAYDEKMDVLSAAVGFVVDLPRAEAVELLEQRVRGIEQWRASVTEYYTPEEGPESLGHIGEIMNMWVSSADWGAEWTRGLIRRIEAGAYTFAGEGEPFVGVLAEGEENPYATGEPHEGDTR
- a CDS encoding bleomycin resistance protein translates to MTERTIPLLPCRTIQPVVDFYTALGFGTTFVQRSPYPYAVVERGPVQLQFFGMKQYDPAESYSGCYVVTDDVDALHATFRAGLKAAYGRIPTRGLPRIGPLKDMSYGMRQFLMTDPGGNTIRVGRPVSDDPSLRPVPRETFARALHLADLFADSKQDLPGAARIVDHALAQEGERPTAVQHLRLLVLRADVARRLGDEPLARRLLEQAAALRLGAGERDAAQDALARLAELRA